The Paenibacillus sp. FSL R7-0204 genome includes a region encoding these proteins:
- a CDS encoding bifunctional 2',3'-cyclic-nucleotide 2'-phosphodiesterase/3'-nucleotidase: protein MGERRWNKPIASLLATTVLTAQMLGGVFNVPVLAAGKAEASPVINPGTINLRLMSTTDVHTNVYGWDYFKGAASATVGLDRTSTLVKTARSEAEGKYNLLLDNGDLIQGTPLGTYMAQVSDFRESEDQIHPIIAAMNLMGYDTATFGNHEFNYGLDYLDRTVKGNVSSATYKESTGAKFPYVNANIYNVSDNNNTFQPYKIIDKEVKDSNGNTVTIKVGLLGLVTPQIMEWDKVNLEGRVTAKDIVETAKKFVPEMKGKGVDVIVAMTHSGFDAAASGENAENVINLLSKVEGIDAITFSHTHKVFPTNGDDSKLDASFKDPSTNKPYDNDLAKVDNANGHINGTPAVQAGYGGGYLGLIDLKIAQNSSGKWTVNKAASKASTRSIAGAAVDTAIDDLAGAAHEATIKYVNQPLGVTSAPMNSYFAMVQDDPTVQIVTYAQQQYVSNLIHTNENLAGYRNLPILSVGAPFKAGRNGPDEYTDIKKGDLTIASASDLYLYDNTLKAIVVKGSTVKEWVEMSAGAFNRIKPSISTPQPLLNSAFAVFNFDVIDGIKYTIDVTRNAKYKPDGSINDQSSSRVTSITYGDKPLDLDQDFVVVTNNYRASGGGNFPGVKGANMIIDSQMENRQVLMDYIKEAGKVDPTADNNWSIAPIEGNVTVTFPSSPRAAAVAPANITTTDTKDVRGFEIYNLDLKKSAPTPTGDVEVHLLGINDFHGQLDTTSVVNGEAVGTAATLAAYLKEARAKYENSLLFHNGDSVGASAPVSSMERDKPTMEWMNLMKFDVGTLGNHEFDQGVEAMKAQIYGGKDPKNEKVVHNGADFDYINANAVDSTTGKPIITPYVVKEVGGVKIGFIGVVTKATPSKVSPAGTAGVKFLSAGEEVAAIEKYAAELNAQGVKTIVVLAHDPATTKTDPVTKKNVSTGEAVDLANALPANSPVDVIVAGDNHGYANDTVNGKLIVQAYSYGTAFEDIKLVIDGVTGTVKSKTATVTNTVQSKIAPDAETKALVDYYLNLHPELTKPVGTTDGTITRTDAYTKESALGNLIADAMRHAIFKEGEKDPADFAFMNPGGIRADLPKGNVAFGDLAKIQPFGNTLVKLTLTGQQIKTLLQQQWAVKADGTADTKTLQISGLKYTANMYLPVAERVANLTKTDGTPIEMSKSYTAVVNNFMASGGDNYKVLTEASASLAGPIDLDVFYEYIRDTFKGGAITASIEGRITNVEKDPGTVTPSPSPSSNPNPGNPGPVTTATPKPTASPSATPSPAPSATPAATAAPMPSPAVPAVAFKDLGKVAWAADAINALAAKGIIKGMDGTNFAPIQSVTRAEFVTMLVRSLELGNTASPAKFSDVKHGVWYTDTIAAAVNAGLVKGSGNGKFEPGREITREEMAIMIANALKGQLQPVDAATLNKFTDKAKIAPYAQQAVAQLTQMGIVNGVDAKQFAPKSMANRAQAAVIIFRMLENKAS, encoded by the coding sequence ATGGGAGAGAGAAGATGGAACAAGCCGATAGCTTCTTTATTGGCTACCACAGTTCTGACAGCACAGATGCTGGGCGGAGTATTTAATGTTCCTGTGCTGGCGGCAGGAAAGGCTGAGGCTTCTCCGGTGATTAATCCGGGAACCATTAATTTACGTTTGATGAGCACCACTGATGTTCATACGAACGTATATGGATGGGACTATTTCAAGGGTGCCGCCTCCGCGACTGTAGGTCTGGACCGTACTTCAACCTTAGTAAAGACTGCGCGCAGTGAAGCAGAGGGGAAATACAACCTTTTGCTGGATAACGGCGATTTAATTCAAGGAACACCGCTGGGAACGTATATGGCCCAAGTGTCTGATTTCAGGGAAAGTGAAGACCAGATTCATCCGATCATCGCAGCTATGAACCTCATGGGCTATGATACAGCAACCTTCGGCAATCATGAATTCAATTATGGTTTGGATTATCTGGACCGGACAGTTAAAGGCAATGTAAGCAGCGCAACTTATAAGGAGTCTACGGGAGCGAAGTTCCCTTATGTGAATGCAAATATTTATAATGTATCCGATAATAATAATACGTTTCAACCTTATAAAATCATTGATAAAGAGGTAAAGGATAGCAACGGCAACACAGTTACCATTAAAGTTGGCCTTCTGGGTCTGGTTACACCGCAGATTATGGAGTGGGATAAGGTAAACCTGGAGGGCAGGGTAACTGCTAAGGATATTGTGGAAACGGCGAAGAAGTTTGTTCCAGAAATGAAGGGTAAAGGTGTCGATGTTATCGTCGCCATGACGCATTCGGGGTTCGATGCGGCTGCCTCTGGTGAAAATGCAGAGAATGTCATTAACCTGCTGAGCAAGGTTGAGGGCATTGATGCCATTACCTTCTCGCATACCCACAAGGTATTCCCGACGAACGGGGATGACAGCAAGCTGGATGCTTCCTTCAAAGATCCGTCCACCAATAAACCTTATGATAATGATTTAGCCAAGGTAGATAATGCCAACGGACACATTAATGGAACTCCGGCAGTTCAAGCTGGCTATGGCGGGGGTTACCTGGGTCTTATTGATCTGAAAATCGCCCAGAACAGCAGCGGCAAGTGGACAGTAAACAAAGCAGCCTCCAAGGCTTCTACGCGCTCTATTGCTGGCGCTGCCGTTGACACCGCTATTGATGATCTTGCTGGAGCGGCACATGAAGCAACTATTAAATACGTGAATCAACCGCTTGGTGTAACATCTGCGCCGATGAACAGCTATTTTGCTATGGTGCAGGATGATCCGACAGTCCAGATCGTAACCTATGCCCAGCAGCAGTATGTATCTAACTTGATTCATACGAACGAGAATCTGGCCGGTTATAGAAACCTGCCGATCCTGAGCGTCGGTGCACCGTTCAAGGCTGGACGCAACGGCCCTGATGAATACACAGACATCAAGAAAGGCGACCTTACGATTGCCAGTGCAAGCGATCTGTATCTGTATGACAACACGCTGAAGGCTATTGTAGTTAAAGGTTCGACCGTCAAAGAATGGGTAGAGATGAGCGCAGGGGCGTTCAACCGCATCAAGCCATCCATCTCCACGCCTCAACCGCTTTTAAATTCAGCATTTGCTGTATTCAATTTCGATGTTATTGACGGGATCAAGTATACAATCGACGTGACCCGCAATGCGAAGTACAAGCCGGATGGCAGCATCAACGATCAGTCCTCCAGCCGGGTAACCTCTATTACTTATGGCGACAAGCCACTGGATCTGGATCAGGACTTCGTGGTCGTTACCAACAATTACCGTGCCAGCGGCGGCGGGAACTTCCCGGGCGTCAAAGGCGCTAACATGATTATTGATTCCCAGATGGAGAACCGCCAGGTACTGATGGATTACATCAAGGAAGCGGGAAAAGTCGATCCTACCGCAGACAACAACTGGTCGATTGCACCTATTGAAGGCAATGTTACTGTAACATTCCCGTCTTCACCTAGAGCAGCAGCGGTCGCTCCTGCAAATATTACAACCACGGATACTAAAGATGTAAGAGGTTTTGAGATCTACAACCTTGACCTGAAAAAATCCGCACCAACCCCAACGGGAGATGTTGAAGTCCATCTGCTGGGCATTAATGACTTCCACGGCCAACTGGACACTACCTCGGTGGTGAACGGGGAAGCAGTAGGCACAGCGGCAACACTTGCTGCTTATTTGAAGGAAGCCCGTGCCAAATATGAGAATTCACTGCTGTTCCACAACGGCGACTCTGTGGGCGCATCCGCTCCGGTATCTTCGATGGAACGCGACAAGCCTACGATGGAATGGATGAATCTCATGAAATTCGACGTCGGCACCCTGGGGAACCATGAGTTTGACCAAGGTGTTGAGGCTATGAAGGCTCAAATCTATGGCGGCAAGGACCCTAAGAACGAGAAAGTCGTCCATAATGGTGCAGATTTCGATTATATCAACGCCAACGCAGTAGACAGCACTACTGGTAAACCTATTATCACCCCTTATGTTGTAAAAGAAGTTGGCGGCGTGAAGATCGGCTTCATCGGAGTGGTGACCAAAGCAACGCCAAGCAAAGTATCGCCAGCCGGTACAGCCGGTGTGAAATTCCTGAGTGCCGGGGAAGAAGTCGCGGCGATTGAGAAATATGCAGCCGAGCTGAATGCCCAAGGCGTCAAGACGATCGTGGTGCTTGCCCATGATCCGGCAACAACCAAGACTGATCCAGTTACCAAAAAGAATGTATCTACCGGCGAAGCTGTAGATCTGGCTAATGCGCTTCCTGCCAATTCCCCGGTTGATGTTATCGTAGCCGGAGATAATCATGGCTATGCCAATGATACGGTGAACGGTAAGCTGATCGTTCAGGCTTACTCTTACGGAACGGCTTTTGAAGACATCAAGCTGGTGATTGACGGAGTTACAGGTACAGTGAAGAGTAAAACAGCTACTGTAACGAACACGGTTCAGAGTAAAATCGCACCGGATGCCGAAACTAAGGCGTTGGTGGACTACTATCTGAATCTGCACCCTGAACTGACCAAGCCTGTAGGAACTACTGACGGTACAATTACCCGTACAGATGCCTACACTAAAGAATCAGCATTGGGTAACCTGATTGCGGATGCTATGCGTCATGCTATTTTCAAAGAGGGCGAGAAAGATCCTGCTGACTTCGCCTTCATGAACCCGGGCGGCATCCGTGCGGATCTTCCGAAAGGCAATGTAGCGTTCGGAGATCTGGCGAAGATCCAGCCGTTCGGCAACACGCTGGTGAAGCTGACGCTGACCGGACAGCAGATCAAGACTCTGCTGCAGCAGCAATGGGCAGTTAAAGCTGACGGCACGGCAGACACGAAGACCCTGCAAATCTCAGGTCTGAAATATACAGCTAACATGTATCTGCCAGTTGCAGAACGTGTGGCTAACCTGACGAAGACAGACGGAACACCTATTGAAATGTCGAAGAGCTACACGGCTGTAGTCAATAACTTCATGGCTTCGGGCGGCGATAATTACAAGGTATTGACTGAGGCAAGCGCCTCGCTGGCCGGACCGATTGACCTGGATGTATTCTATGAATATATTAGGGACACATTCAAAGGCGGCGCGATCACGGCTTCCATTGAAGGCCGGATCACCAATGTTGAGAAAGACCCTGGAACGGTTACTCCGAGCCCAAGTCCTAGCTCTAATCCGAACCCTGGTAACCCTGGACCGGTTACAACTGCAACACCGAAGCCAACGGCTTCGCCTTCGGCCACTCCAAGTCCGGCTCCTTCGGCTACACCGGCCGCAACGGCAGCTCCAATGCCAAGCCCGGCTGTACCTGCTGTAGCCTTCAAGGATCTGGGCAAGGTAGCCTGGGCCGCAGATGCCATTAATGCACTGGCAGCCAAAGGCATTATCAAAGGGATGGACGGCACGAACTTTGCGCCCATCCAAAGTGTGACCCGCGCTGAATTCGTTACAATGCTCGTTCGTTCGCTTGAACTTGGCAATACGGCTTCACCTGCGAAATTCAGCGATGTGAAGCATGGAGTCTGGTACACGGATACGATTGCTGCGGCTGTGAATGCAGGTCTTGTAAAAGGCTCTGGCAACGGTAAATTCGAGCCGGGCCGTGAGATTACCCGTGAGGAAATGGCGATTATGATCGCGAATGCCCTTAAGGGTCAGCTGCAGCCGGTTGATGCTGCAACGTTGAACAAATTCACGGATAAGGCCAAGATTGCCCCTTACGCCCAGCAGGCAGTGGCACAGCTGACTCAGATGGGTATCGTCAACGGTGTGGATGCCAAGCAGTTCGCACCGAAGAGCATGGCCAACCGTGCCCAGGCTGCGGTCATTATCTTCCGTATGCTGGAGAACAAAGCTTCATAA
- a CDS encoding HAD family hydrolase yields the protein MTIQKPVRGIFLDLGWTIFRPATGDWRITLKALEYINPQILGSIPQEQFNTAISKANEHLKNEVYKTEDEELERYTKYYKTMAEGLPEIHITNEQAEIIAYDRVYNDANYVFLDHTKQTIEVLSAKYKIGVISDTDPSVKRVLKNAGMYNYFDNMTLSFELGENKPNPGMFSHALDAMHLPATETIFVDDYEQNLVGASALGIQSVLVLSRPNSQASTRYLNIKKLADLLLYL from the coding sequence ATGACTATACAAAAACCTGTACGTGGTATATTTCTCGACCTTGGCTGGACGATTTTCCGCCCTGCAACAGGTGATTGGAGGATAACATTAAAAGCGTTGGAATACATAAATCCGCAAATACTAGGGTCAATACCACAAGAACAATTCAATACGGCAATTTCAAAAGCAAATGAGCACCTCAAAAATGAAGTTTACAAAACTGAAGATGAGGAGCTTGAAAGGTATACCAAATACTATAAAACAATGGCTGAAGGGTTACCTGAAATTCACATTACCAACGAACAAGCTGAAATCATTGCGTATGATAGAGTGTATAACGATGCTAATTATGTTTTTTTGGATCATACAAAGCAAACCATTGAAGTCCTGAGCGCAAAGTATAAGATTGGAGTTATTTCAGATACCGACCCGTCGGTCAAAAGAGTTCTTAAAAATGCCGGTATGTATAATTATTTTGATAATATGACACTTAGTTTTGAACTTGGAGAAAACAAACCTAATCCCGGCATGTTCAGCCATGCACTTGATGCGATGCATCTGCCGGCAACAGAAACAATATTTGTCGATGATTATGAACAGAACTTAGTTGGTGCATCAGCTCTGGGTATACAATCAGTATTAGTCCTGTCAAGACCGAATTCTCAAGCAAGCACAAGGTATCTAAACATCAAAAAGCTAGCCGATTTATTATTGTACTTATAA
- the thrS gene encoding threonine--tRNA ligase — translation MSVNIKLPDGSVREYADGSSIDDVAASISSGLRKNAAAGKLNGIVVDLSTPLQEGDLVEIVTLDSPEGLEVMRHSTAHLMAQAVRRLFGTKEVKLGVGPVIEDGFYYDMDLEHPLNPEDLLKIEKEMDRIVSENLPIVRHEVSRGEALERFGELGDPYKLELIEALPEDSVITIYEQGEFFDLCRGPHLPSTAKIKVFKLMNVAGAYWRGDSKNKMLQRVYGTAWIKKAQLDEHLRLLEEAKKRDHRKLGKELEIFTFNQLVGQGLPIWLPKGAKLRSILERYIVDLEASLGYQHVYTPVLGNVELYKTSGHWEHYQEDMFPKMTIDNEEFVLRPMNCPHHMMIYKSSMHSYRDLPIRIAELGIQHRYEMSGALTGLHRVRSMTLNDSHIFCRLDQIKSEFIRVLELIKQVYSDFGIEDYRFRLSYRDPKDTEKYYANDEMWETAQRMLREVVEEAGLPFYEAEGEAAFYGPKLDVQIKTVLGKEETLSTVQIDFLLPERFELEYVGDDGQKHRPVVLHRGILGTMERFVAFLLENFAGSLPLWLSPQQVKIIPVSSAFDEYAKEVEAKLLRSGIRAEVDLRNEKMGYKIREAQLEKLPYMFVVGENEMNAGSVSIRKRGEGDIGARALQEAIDSLAQEIAGRVI, via the coding sequence ATGTCAGTAAATATTAAGCTTCCGGACGGATCGGTCCGGGAATACGCAGACGGCAGCAGCATTGATGATGTAGCCGCCTCTATCAGCAGCGGACTGCGCAAGAACGCCGCAGCAGGCAAGCTCAACGGGATTGTCGTAGACCTGTCAACACCGCTGCAGGAAGGCGATCTGGTAGAGATCGTAACGCTTGATTCGCCGGAAGGTCTTGAAGTGATGCGCCACAGTACAGCTCACCTCATGGCGCAGGCGGTAAGACGCCTGTTCGGAACCAAGGAAGTGAAGCTTGGAGTCGGTCCTGTGATCGAAGACGGCTTCTATTATGACATGGATCTGGAGCATCCGCTCAATCCCGAGGATCTGCTGAAGATCGAGAAGGAAATGGACCGCATTGTCTCGGAGAATCTGCCGATTGTCCGCCATGAGGTCAGCCGGGGAGAAGCACTGGAGCGCTTCGGCGAGCTGGGTGATCCTTACAAGCTGGAGCTGATTGAAGCCCTGCCGGAAGACAGTGTAATCACAATTTATGAGCAGGGCGAATTCTTCGACCTTTGCCGTGGCCCGCATTTGCCGTCTACGGCCAAGATCAAGGTATTCAAGCTGATGAATGTGGCCGGGGCCTACTGGCGCGGAGACAGCAAGAATAAGATGCTGCAGCGTGTATACGGCACAGCCTGGATCAAGAAGGCTCAGCTGGATGAGCATCTGCGCCTGCTGGAGGAAGCGAAGAAGCGCGACCACCGGAAGCTGGGCAAGGAGCTGGAAATTTTTACTTTCAACCAGTTAGTTGGACAAGGTCTGCCGATCTGGCTGCCTAAGGGCGCGAAGCTGCGCAGCATTCTGGAGCGTTATATTGTGGATCTGGAAGCGAGCCTAGGATACCAGCATGTCTACACTCCGGTGCTGGGGAACGTAGAGCTGTACAAGACTTCCGGGCACTGGGAGCACTATCAGGAAGATATGTTCCCTAAGATGACTATCGATAACGAAGAGTTCGTGCTGCGCCCGATGAACTGCCCGCACCACATGATGATCTACAAGAGCTCGATGCACAGCTACCGCGATCTGCCGATCCGTATTGCCGAGCTTGGGATTCAGCACCGTTATGAAATGTCGGGAGCCTTGACAGGTCTGCATCGTGTGCGTTCCATGACGCTGAATGACTCGCATATCTTCTGCCGTCTGGACCAAATCAAGAGCGAGTTCATCCGCGTGCTGGAATTGATTAAGCAGGTATACAGTGACTTCGGTATTGAAGATTACCGGTTCCGCCTGTCCTATCGTGATCCTAAGGATACTGAGAAATATTATGCCAACGACGAGATGTGGGAGACAGCACAGCGCATGCTGCGTGAGGTAGTTGAAGAAGCCGGTCTGCCGTTCTACGAAGCCGAAGGCGAAGCGGCCTTCTATGGTCCGAAGCTTGATGTGCAGATTAAGACTGTACTCGGCAAAGAAGAGACACTCTCGACCGTACAGATTGACTTCCTGCTGCCGGAGCGCTTTGAGCTGGAATATGTCGGCGATGACGGCCAGAAGCACCGTCCGGTTGTCCTGCACCGCGGGATTCTGGGAACCATGGAACGGTTCGTAGCCTTCCTGCTGGAGAACTTTGCCGGTTCACTGCCGCTCTGGCTGTCCCCGCAGCAGGTGAAGATTATTCCAGTATCGTCAGCCTTCGACGAGTATGCGAAGGAAGTGGAAGCGAAGCTGCTGCGCAGCGGAATCCGTGCGGAAGTGGACTTACGCAATGAGAAGATGGGCTATAAGATCCGTGAAGCTCAGCTTGAGAAGCTGCCTTACATGTTTGTAGTCGGTGAGAACGAGATGAACGCCGGCAGCGTGTCGATCCGCAAACGCGGTGAAGGGGATATTGGTGCCCGGGCGCTGCAGGAAGCCATTGATTCGCTTGCACAGGAAATTGCCGGACGTGTAATCTAA
- the mqnC gene encoding cyclic dehypoxanthinyl futalosine synthase, whose protein sequence is MSAVDLILDKALKGERLQLEDTVTLFESNEIEKMGAAADIIMKRWHPEPVTTFVIGRNINYTNVCDVYCRFCAFYRRPGSEEGYVLPDETIYQKIAETMSVNGTEILMQGGTNPNLPFSYYTDILRGIKQRFPEITMHSFSPAEIMKMVEVSGLPLEQVMREIHAAGLDSLPGGGAEILDDRTRRKISRLKGSWREWMDVMQTAHRIGMNTTATMVIGLGETMEERALHLLRVREAQDECIANKYDSEGFLAFISWTFQPDNTNLKLDRQTPEEYLKTVAISRLVLDNIKNFQSSWVTMGPEVGKLSLQYGCNDFGSTMIEENVVSSAGATYKVNIESITQLIREAGKIPAQRNTRYDILRTFEDANAKIDNDFVMQN, encoded by the coding sequence GTGAGTGCAGTCGATCTTATACTGGATAAGGCACTGAAGGGTGAACGTCTTCAGTTAGAAGATACGGTCACATTGTTCGAGAGCAATGAAATTGAGAAAATGGGCGCTGCCGCAGATATTATTATGAAGCGCTGGCACCCGGAGCCGGTGACGACATTCGTCATCGGCCGCAACATTAACTACACCAATGTATGTGATGTCTATTGCCGCTTCTGCGCCTTCTACCGCAGACCCGGTTCGGAGGAAGGCTATGTGCTTCCCGATGAGACAATCTATCAGAAGATTGCTGAGACCATGAGCGTGAACGGAACCGAAATTCTGATGCAGGGCGGCACGAATCCGAATCTGCCGTTCAGCTACTATACAGATATTCTGCGCGGCATCAAGCAGCGGTTCCCGGAGATTACCATGCACTCCTTCTCACCGGCGGAGATTATGAAAATGGTGGAGGTCTCCGGCCTGCCGCTGGAACAGGTCATGCGTGAGATTCATGCTGCAGGCCTCGATTCCCTGCCCGGCGGTGGCGCAGAGATTCTCGATGACCGCACCCGCCGCAAGATCAGCCGGCTCAAGGGCTCCTGGCGCGAGTGGATGGACGTCATGCAGACCGCACACCGGATCGGCATGAATACAACGGCCACGATGGTCATTGGTCTGGGTGAGACTATGGAAGAACGGGCGCTGCATCTGCTTCGTGTCCGTGAAGCCCAGGACGAATGTATTGCGAACAAATATGATTCCGAAGGCTTCCTGGCGTTCATCTCCTGGACCTTCCAGCCGGATAATACGAACCTGAAGCTGGACCGCCAGACCCCGGAGGAGTATCTGAAGACCGTAGCCATCAGCCGCCTGGTGCTGGACAATATCAAGAACTTCCAGTCCTCCTGGGTAACGATGGGGCCTGAAGTAGGCAAGCTCTCCCTGCAATACGGCTGCAATGACTTCGGCAGCACGATGATCGAGGAGAACGTAGTCTCCTCGGCGGGCGCGACCTACAAGGTCAACATTGAGTCCATCACCCAGCTCATCCGCGAAGCGGGCAAGATCCCGGCGCAGCGCAACACGCGCTATGACATTCTGCGGACGTTCGAGGATGCGAATGCGAAGATTGACAATGATTTTGTGATGCAGAACTAG